The Amycolatopsis umgeniensis DNA segment CACGGAGTCCACCGTCGTCACCTCGTGGAGTGAGCCGCTGACCCCCGGCGGCACGCCACCGATCGGGGCGCCGATCCCGAACACCGAGGTCCACGTCCTGGACACCGCGCTGCGGCCGGTGCCGATCGGGACGACCGGCGAACTGTTCGTCACCGGCGCCGGTCTCGCGCGGGGATATCTGAACCGGCCGGGGCTGACCGCGGACCGGTTCGTCGCGAACCCCTTCGGCGCCCGGGGCGGCCGGATGTACCGGACCGGCGACCTGGTCCGGTGGGCGACGACGGGCGGGCTGGAGTTCGTGGGCCGCGTGGACGAGCAGGTCAAGGTCCGCGGATTCCGGGTGGAACTCGGCGAGATCGAGACGGCGTTGCGACGGCATCCGTCGGTGCGGGACGCCGTCGTGGTCGCCCGTGCGGTCGGCGGCCACAAACGGCTCGTCGCCTACGTGGTCGGCGAGGCGACGGAACTCCGGGCCTTCCTCGGGGAGACGTTGCCGGACTACCTCGTGCCGTCGCTCTTCGTCCCGGTGGACGCCATCCCGATCACCGCCAACGGCAAGGTGGGCCGGGCGGCGCTCCCCGTCCCGGATCCGTCTTCGGTACGCGGCGCGGAACACGTGGAGCCGCGGACCGAAACGGAAGAGTCGCTGGCGACCCTCTGGGCCGAAGTCCTCGGCCTGGACCGTGTCGGGGTCACGGACAACTTCTTCGACCTCGGCGGGGACTCGATCCTGAGCATCCAGGTCGTCCACCGCGCCCGGCAGGCCGGTCTGGCGATGCGGTCGAAGGATCTGTTCACCCACCAGACGGTCGCCGAGCTGGCGACGGTGGTGAAGCCGGTCGACACGGCGGACGAAGATCGCGAGGTCGTCGTCGGCGACGTTCCGCTGACGCCGATCCAGCGGTGGTTCTTCGCCTCCGAACCGGCGAATCCCGCGCACTTCAACCAATCGGTACTCGTCGAACTGGCCGGACCGGTGGAAGAGGAGTCGCTGCGGCTCGCGCTCGACGCCGTCGTCACCCAGCACGACGCGCTGCGCCTGCGCTTCGAGCGGACCGCGGCCGGGTGGACGCAGTACAACGAGCCGGCCGAGCCGAGGCCGGTGCTGAGGAAGGTGCCCGCCGCGGAGCTGGAGAGCGAGGCCGAGTACGCGCAGGCGGACTTCGACCTGGCCCGGCCGCCGCATCTGCGCGCGCTGCTGACGGAACCGGAGGGGACGGAGAATCCGCGGCTGCTGCTCGCCGCGCACCATCTGGTCGTCGACGCGGTTTCGTGGAGCATCCTGCTCGAAGACCTCGAGCGCGCGTACCGGCAGATCGAAGCCGGGGAGAAGGCCGATCTCGGGGCCAAGACGACGTCCTTCCGCGAGTGGGCGCACCGGTCGCGCGAGTTCGTCGAAGGCGGCGGGCTGGACGGTGAACACGGGCATTGGGCACGTGAGCTGCCCGGTCGCACGATCCCGCGCGACCGGACCGACGTCCCGCCCGCGCCACCGGAATCGGTGACCGTCGAGATCGACGAACGCGACACCGACGCCCTGCTGCATCTGGCACCCGGCGCCTACCGGACCCGGATCAACGACGTCCTGCTGACGGCGCTGGCCCGGGCGCTCACCCGCTGGACGGGACAGCGGGCCGTCGCCGTCGACCTGGAAGGCCACGGTCGCGAAGAGATCCTCGACGACGTCGATCTCTCGCGGACCGTCGGGTGGTTCACCACCTTGTTCCCGGTGGGCCTCACGGTCGAAGACTCGGTCGGCTGGCGTGAGCTCGTCAAGGCGGTCCGGAAGCAGCTGCGTGCCTTGCCCGGCAACGGTTTCGGCTACGGCGCGCTGCGGCACTACCGGTTCCCCGAACTCGGTGACACGACGCCGGAGGTCGCGTTCAACTACCTGGGCCAGGGCGATCACGCGGGGGAGGGGAGCGGGCTCTACCTCCGGGCCCACGCGCCCCTCGGCCGCGAGCAGGACCCCGAGAACCGTCCGCCGCACGTACTCGAAGTGGTCGGTGGTGTGCGCGACGGCCGTCTGGAGTTCTCCTGGTACTACCAGCCGCACCTGAACACGCGGACCACCGTGGCGGCCGTCGCCGCGGACTTCGCCGAAGCCCTGCGCGCCATCGCGTCCGACTGCCGGGGTGACGAGGCGTGAGCGGCCTGCGGAACAACCGCGACTACCGGCTCCTGTGGACAGGGCAGGTCGTCTCCGAGGCCGGTTTCAGCACCACGATGATCGCCTTTCCCTTGCTGGTGCTGGCGATCACCGGATCCGGTGTGCAGTCGGGACTCGTGGTCGGCGCGGTGGCGATCGCGCAGCTGGTCGCCGGGCTGCCCGCCGGCGCGCTGGCGGATCGCTGGTCCCGCAAGCGGATCATGCTCGGTTGCGAGGCCGCGCAGGCGATCGCGGCCGCCGCGCTCGTCCTCGCGCTGTGGTGGAACGCCGCCGGAGTCGGCCTCCTGGTCGTCGTCGCCGTGGTGATGGGGGTATGCCGCGCCTTGTTCGAACCGGCGGAGGAGGCGAGCCTGCCCCTCCTCGTCCCGGCCGGGCTGGTACCGACGGCGGTCTCCCTGAACGCCGCGAGGACCAGCGCGGGGCAGTTGTCGGGCACCGCGCTCGGAGGGTTCCTGTTCGCCCTCGGCCGGGTCGTCCCGTTCGTCTTCGACGTCGTCACGCACCTTTTCGCCTTCGCGTCGCTGCTGTTCGTCCGGCTTCCGGCGCGGCCAGCCCCGGCCTCCCGGCCGCCCGCGCATCTCGGCCGGGAGATCGCGGAAGGGTTGAGGTGGGTGTGGCAGCAACCCAGGCTGCGCGTCACCACGTTCTGCGTGGTCAGCCTGAATCTGTTCTTTTCGGCCTACTACCTGGTGATCATCGTGCTGGCCGACGGTCGCGGCATGCCCGCCGGAGAGATCGGTGTGATGGCGGCGATGCTCGGCGCCGGCGGGGTGCTCGGAGCCTTCGCCGCACCCGTCCTGTATCGCAAGATCAGCCCGTACCTGTTGATCACCGGCGTGTTCTGGGCGTTGACCGTGCTGACACCGCTCGCGATCTTCGTGGACAGCGGCTACCTCATGGGGCTGCTGTTCGCCGCGATCGCCTTCCTGCCGCCGTCGGCCAACACCGCCATCAGCACCTACCAGCTGCTGAACACACCCGACGAGCTGCGCGGCCGCCTCGGCGGTGTCCTGGGGGTGACCGGCGGCCTGGCCGCCGCGCTCGGCCCCGCGCTGGGCGGCTGGCTGGTCGAGGTGATGACCGGCTCGTCCGCCGTGCTCGCGTGCGCGGGCGCCATCGCGGTCGTCACCGTTTTCACCACGCTCAACCGCACCTTGCGCGGCCTCCCCGCCACGTCCGAACCACTCGAAGCGGAAACCACCGGAAAATAAGGAGAGAAACCCGATGGATGACAACACCACGTTCCAGGTCCTGATCAACGACGAAGAGCAGTATTCCCTTTGGCCGTCCGGGAAAGAGGTCCCGGAAGGCTGGCGTGCCGAGGGCAAGACCGGTACCCGCCAGGAGTGCATGGACCATGTGGACCAGGTCTGGACGGACATGCGTCCCCGGAGCCTCCGGGAGCGCATGGCGGCCGAGTGACCGGGCTCGGGGGCGGTGGCACCACCGTCCCCGGGCACGTGTTCAGGCGGCAGGCACCGCGAACGTGGTCCGGGCGGCCTGTGCGGCCTGCGCCGCGACCCCGGGGATGCCGGAAGTGATGAACGGTCCACCGCCGGCGAAGTCCCCGACGACGGCCAGCCGTGGGTCCGCCGGGACGAGGCCTCCCGCCGGATGTGGCGTGGCCAGCCCGTCCGCGAGCACCGAGGCGACCAAGGGCTCCGCCGCACTCGGCATGGCGTGCGGCGCCGGGTTCACGGCGTTGACGACGACGTCCGCGTGGGAGGTCCCCGCGTCGGTCTCCAGCCGGAAACGCCCTTGTGCGGCTTGGATTTCCCGGATTCCGGCGGTCACGCGGAGCTGACCGCCGTCCAGCAGCCGCAGCAGGATGGCCGCGTTCACCGGCACCATGGGGGAGACGAGACTGCTCGCCAGGCGGGAGCGCCGCCACAACCAGGCACGGTCGGCCTCCGGCAGCGATCGCCAGGCCAAGGGGCCGACGCTGTGCGCCGTCTCTTGCAGGAAACGGCGTCCGAGCGCGGGACCGTCCACAGTGGCCAGTTGACGCCGCAGCCGTTCGACGGGCGGCTCGGACTCGGCCGCGAGCAGATCGGCCACGAGATCGTCGAGGTTCTCCCCGGCTTCCGCGAGTTCGGAACGCAGCAGGTGGACGAGATCGGCGAGGGTGACAACGCCGTTTTCGCGCCGCAGCGCGGATACGCGGTCCACGGTGACCAGTCGTGGGCGGCGGTCGAGCGGGCGCTGCCAGACGTGGGGCAGCAGACCGGTGCGCGACACCAGGGCGATCGGCCCGGTGTGCCCACGCGCCGCGAGCGAGACGACGACGTCGACCGCCGTCAGGCCGCTGCCGATGACCGCCACCGAACTCCGGGCCGGGATCCGGTCGAGAGTGCGCGCCAGCGGGTACGGATCGGCGACGAACCCGGCGGCCCGCCCGAGTCCGTAGTGGTCCTGCGGTGGTCCTCCGCCCACGCAAAGCGTCACGCGGTCGGCTTCGTGCCCTCGCCCGTCCTGGGTGCGCAGGACGAGCCGTTCGCCGGAGCGGGCGATCGCGGTGACGCGCTGTCCGACCACGCGGACAGTGATCCCGCGCTCGCGTAGCGCGGCCACCGCGGCCTCGGCGGTGTGTTCCAGGTATTCGCCATAGAGCGCGCGGGGAACAAGTGGCTGCCCCAGGAGTTCATCAAGGTGGGAGGCGCCACGTTCGCCCAGCCAGGCGGCGTAGTGCCCGAAGTCCGCGTGACGGATCGACATGAGGGCGGGTGGGGAGTTGACGAGCACGGAGTCCAGGTCCGGTCCGTACGCACGGCCGCGCCACAACTGCGCGGACGGCTCGAAAACGGTGACGGTGGCGGGTTCGGCGGCGGTGGCCGCCAGGGTGTCGAGCAGGGCGACGGCGGCCGCGCCGGCCCCGACGATGGCGATGTCCATGCCTTCGAGCCTCGCCGCCGTGGAAGCCTTGCTCCATCCCTCA contains these protein-coding regions:
- a CDS encoding MFS transporter encodes the protein MSGLRNNRDYRLLWTGQVVSEAGFSTTMIAFPLLVLAITGSGVQSGLVVGAVAIAQLVAGLPAGALADRWSRKRIMLGCEAAQAIAAAALVLALWWNAAGVGLLVVVAVVMGVCRALFEPAEEASLPLLVPAGLVPTAVSLNAARTSAGQLSGTALGGFLFALGRVVPFVFDVVTHLFAFASLLFVRLPARPAPASRPPAHLGREIAEGLRWVWQQPRLRVTTFCVVSLNLFFSAYYLVIIVLADGRGMPAGEIGVMAAMLGAGGVLGAFAAPVLYRKISPYLLITGVFWALTVLTPLAIFVDSGYLMGLLFAAIAFLPPSANTAISTYQLLNTPDELRGRLGGVLGVTGGLAAALGPALGGWLVEVMTGSSAVLACAGAIAVVTVFTTLNRTLRGLPATSEPLEAETTGK
- a CDS encoding MbtH family protein yields the protein MDDNTTFQVLINDEEQYSLWPSGKEVPEGWRAEGKTGTRQECMDHVDQVWTDMRPRSLRERMAAE
- a CDS encoding FAD/NAD(P)-binding protein, producing MTLPDLRLRAHPSFAGVVPGLSASREGWSKASTAARLEGMDIAIVGAGAAAVALLDTLAATAAEPATVTVFEPSAQLWRGRAYGPDLDSVLVNSPPALMSIRHADFGHYAAWLGERGASHLDELLGQPLVPRALYGEYLEHTAEAAVAALRERGITVRVVGQRVTAIARSGERLVLRTQDGRGHEADRVTLCVGGGPPQDHYGLGRAAGFVADPYPLARTLDRIPARSSVAVIGSGLTAVDVVVSLAARGHTGPIALVSRTGLLPHVWQRPLDRRPRLVTVDRVSALRRENGVVTLADLVHLLRSELAEAGENLDDLVADLLAAESEPPVERLRRQLATVDGPALGRRFLQETAHSVGPLAWRSLPEADRAWLWRRSRLASSLVSPMVPVNAAILLRLLDGGQLRVTAGIREIQAAQGRFRLETDAGTSHADVVVNAVNPAPHAMPSAAEPLVASVLADGLATPHPAGGLVPADPRLAVVGDFAGGGPFITSGIPGVAAQAAQAARTTFAVPAA